A stretch of DNA from Pseudonocardia hierapolitana:
CGGCAGCGCGTTCAGCCTCGCCTCGCACGCGCGCCAGTCGTAGTCGGTCGCCCAGTAGCGGGCAAGCTCCTGGACCGTCGCCAGCTGCACGCCCTGCGAGCGATCCGGGACCAGCTCCCTGGTGGGTAAGCGCGGCACGGCGAGGCGGCGGCGGAGCTCGGTGAGCTGCTCCTCCGGGACGTGGACCTCGAACGGGCGGATCGCGATCCGATCGGCATCCGGGACAGTGCGCTGCGCAGGCACCGCAGCGGCGTTGGTGGTGCGCAAACTGGGGTCGGTGGGCAAGGACATCGGGCGCCTCCTGACGGCGTTCGGTTTCGGTGATGCCAGGCACGTCTCGCACGGTCGTCAGTTGACGGTGGAGTCGAGCGGTAGGGCCGTGGGGGCCACCAGGCCGAGTTGGACGACCTGACGGGACAGGGCGGCGTCGAGCAGCCAGTCCACGGCGGTGCGGATCCGGTTGGCGGGTAGGGCCAGCAGGTGGTACCCGCGGGCGACCGCCTTGGCCGGCAAGCCGGTGAGGGGCAGCCCGACCGGGTTCGCGGCGGCTTGTGTGCCACCGAGGTCAACGATGAAACCCAGGTCGTGATGCCGGTACGGGCGGCGTTTGCCGTGACCGTACGAGGCGGCGATGTTGTGGGCGGCGCGCTTGCCGTGGCGTTGGGCGTGCTGCGCGGTCATCGGGGTGAGCTCGCCGGGACGGGTCAGGTCGGGCACGGCGGCCGCGTCGCCGACGGCGTACACCTCGGGGTATCCGGGCACGCTCAGGTACTCGTCGACGACGAGCCGGCCGCGTTCGGTCTTGAGGCCCAGCTCGTCGACGAGCGGGTCGGGGCGTACCCCGACGCACCAGATCAACGAGCGTGTCGCCACGAACTCGCCGGTGCTGAGTCGGACGCCCTCGCGGGTCGCCTCCCGCACCGACACGCCGGTGCGCACGTCCACCCCACGGGCGCGCAGAACCGCGTCCGCCGCGCGCGACAGCCGTGGGTGGAGCTCGGGCAGGATCCGCTCGGCCAGGTCCAGCAGCATCCACCGGGGCCGCCCGGCACCGAGCCGCGGGTGCCGGGCGTGCAGGACGTCGGTGTAGAGCACGCCCTGCGCGGCGACCTCGGTCCCGGTGTAGCCGGCGCCGACCACGACGAAGGTGGTGCGGGCGGCGCGTTCCGCCGGGTCGTCGGTCAGGTCCGCGAGCTCGACCTGCCGGGTCATGTGGTCGCGCAGGTACAACGCCTCGGCGATGCCCCGGAAGCCGTGGGCGTGCTCGTTGACGCCCGGGATCGTCAGCAGCTTGGTCACGCTGCCGACGGCCAGCACCAGCCGGTCGTAGCCGCAGGTGCCCCGTCCGCCTTCGGGGTCGACCCACCCCACCCGCCGGGCGGCGAGGTCGATGCGGTCGGCTTCGCCGAGGATGAGCCGCACGCCGGGCAGGGTCTCCGGCAGGGAGACCGCCACTCGGCGCGGGTCGAGCACAGCGGCGGCGACCTCGGGCAGCAGCGGCAGGTACAGGAAGTAGTCCATGGGGTTGACCAGCGCGATGTCGGCGCGCCCCCGCGACAGCCGCGACAGGGCGCGGGCGGCGTGGTAGCCGGCGAATCCGGCACCGACGATGACGATCCTCGGCCGGGCCATCCCCAACCCCCTCGGAACGCCGCGCCTCACGCGACGCCGCGGTGTCGGGTGGGTGGTCGCCGTGCAGCGATGTGACTGGGGCGGGTCCTGGTGTCCCCGCCCGTGGGTCCTGCTGCGACCGGACCCAGTCTCCGCCGGGTCGCTCGTGCCGTCGTCGGGCGGAGGACGCAACCACGGGCGGCCGTGTGGCCGAACATGTGCTGCACCCCCGAAGAGCGCACGGCTAGGGCAGCTGAGGTATCGGGCTGGCGCATCACTGCCGTCGTTCGGGGAGCGGCTCCGCCATCGGGGCGGGCGGACAGGACACCGGACCTGGGGCCGCCCGCCGGAAGCGCCGTCACTGACGGGTGTCGCCCGACCGCAGCAAGCCTCGCAGTAGGACAAGGCTCGCGGACACCACCCGCGCTTTCACCGGTTGGCGCCGGGTGGCCTGACGAGGACACTGGCCCGTCGCGACCGGGCGCCGACGGAAGCAGGGTGGGGAGCATGGGATTCGTCTCGCGGGGATTCGTCGGCCGGCCCGAGGCCCGCGAGGGCACGGTGCTGCTGCCTCCAGGGCAGTACGACATCGGAGGCGGCTTCCCGGTGCTGTCCGCCGGCCCGACGCCTCGCACCGCCTTGGACGATTGGGACTTCACGATCAGCGGAGAGGTCGATGCGCCCGACCGGCTGACGTGGCAGGAGTTCCAGGATCTGCCGCACGAAGAGGTCACCGTCGACATCCACTGCGTGACGAAGTGGTCGAAGTTCGACACGACGTGGAGCGGCGTCTCCCTCGACACCCTGCTCGATCGCGTCGAGACCTCGGCGGACTACCTGCTGGCCTTCTGCGACGGCGGCTACACGACGAACCTCCCGCTCGAGGACGTCACCGGTGGCCGTGCCTGGATCGTCGATCAGTACGACGGTGAGCCGCTGGAGGCGCAGCACGGCGGCCCGGCCCGGCTGCTCGTGCCGCACCTGTACTTCTGGAAGTCCGCGAAATGGGTACGTGGCCTACGGCTGTCGAGCGTCGACGAACCCGGCTTCTGGGAGTCGCTGGGCTACCACATCTACGGTGACCCGTGGCGCGAACAGCGATACGCCGGCGACTGACGTGGCGGCTCGCGACCGTCGCCGCGAACGCCTCCGAGGCCCGTGCCGTCCACCGGTTGTCGCTGCGGATCGACGGCTGGGACGGACACCTGCCGGGACAGCACGTCGACGTCCGCCTGACGGCGCCGGACGGATACCAGGCGCAGCGCAGCTACTCCATCGCGTCGGCTCCGGAGAGCCCGACGGTGGACCTGGTGGTGCAACGGCTCGACGACGGCGAGGTCTCGCCGTACCTCACCGACGGCCTCCGACCCGGCGACCAGTTGGAGCTGCGCGGTCCGATCGGCGGCTACTTCGTGTGGCATGCCGAGCTCGACTCGCCGCTGCAGCTGGTGGCCGGTGGCTCGGGGGTCGCGCCGTTCCTGGCGATGCTGGATCACCACGCCGCAGCGGCCTCCGGCGCGCCGGTGCGGCTCCTCTACTCGGCACGAACCCTCGACGACGTGATCGGCCATCCACGCCTGGAGCGCCACGCCGAACGCGGCATCGGCGTGACGATCGCCTTGACGCGCGACCAGCCGCCGGGGTGGACCGGCCTCAGCGGCCGGCTGACACCGCAGATCATCCGAGAACGGGTCTGGCCCGTCGACAGACGGCCGAGCGTCTTCGTCTGCGGCGCCACCACGTTCGTCGAGGCGGTGGCGGACAGCCTCGTCGAGGCCGGGCACCCGGCGGCCGCCATCAGGATCGAACGATTCGGGGATGTGAGAGGAGCGCGCCGTGACTCCGGAGTCCCGACGACTCGACGGTAACGCCGCCGCAGGTCGGCTGTCGGAGGTCTTCGTCTTCGACGTCACCGCCGCGGAGACCCGATGCGGAGGATGCGGGATGACAGCTCCGCTGGGGGTGTACCACGTCTACGCCGACGCGCCGGGCATGGTCGTGCGCTGCCCCACCTGTGAGGCGATGGTCATGCGGATCGCTCAGACGCCGGGGCACACGTGGTTGGACATGAGCGGCGTCGCCGCGCTCCGCATCAGCACGTGAAGGCGTCTGGTCCGCACGCTGGTCAACACGCTCGCCACGCGCCAGCAGCCGTTCGAGCCATTAGTCCTATCTGGCGAAACCGTACCGTACTCACATTTTCCCGACACGGATGGAGCTATCAGATGGAGACGGATGACCCCACGAACCGCTGGGCCATTCGCGGTGACCCCGGCCGGCTCATGGAAGCGGCCGAAGCGCTGCGCGGCACCCGAGCTGAGCAGATCTTCGGGACTCGTTTCCCCGGCGAGTACGTCATGTCCGGAATCGCCCGACTGCTCGATTCCCTCGCTCGTGAGATCCGCGACAACGACACCCTCAGCCACGATGTGGTGTCGGCGGCAACCGAGATGTCCGAGCACGTACTCGCGTATCTTCCCAAAATCGGGAAGCAGCGATGAGACCTTCCTGCAGAGCCAGCCACGATCGCCGCCCCGAAGCCTCACCGTTCCGCGCAAGTGGGGAGGCCGGTGGCGGTCGGCGACCGCGCGTCACTTCCGGGCCCGGCGGCCCGGCTGGCGGGCACCGACCTGACGTCCACTGCGACTGAGAGGAGTCCGGTATGGCGTCCATGTCGGAGCGGGAGGGCAGGGAGATCGAGGCGGCAAACGCCTCCGGCACCACTCCGGTCGTCTTCGTCCACGGCCTCTGGCTGCTGCCGAGCAGCTGGGACAGGTGGGCGGACTTCTTCAAGCAGGCCGGCTACGCCCCGCTGACGCCGGACTGGCCAGACGATCCGGAGACGGTTGAAGCGGCGCGGGCGAACCCGGACGTCCTCGCCAAGAAGACGCTGAAGCAGGTTGCCGACCACACGGCCGACGTGATCGGCAAGCTCGAGACGAAGCCCGCCGTGATCGGTCATTCGACCGGCGGATTGGTCGCGCAGATGCTCGCCGGCCGTGGGCTCTCGGCAACCACGGTTGCCATCGACCCGGGCGTGTTTCGCGGCGTCCTGCCGCTGCCCTTCTCCACGCTCAAGGCCGCTGGACCGTTCCTGTTGAACCCCCGGTATCGAGGCCGCGCCATCACGCTCACCTTCGACCAGTTCACATACGGCTGGACGAACGCCCTCGATGAGGACGAGGCGAAGCACCTTTACGACACCCACCACGTGGCCGGGTCGGGGATCGCCCTGGCCCAGATGGCCAACGCCAACCTCAACCCCTGGACCGAGTCGAAGGTCGACACGAAGAACCCCGATCGGGGCCCGCTGCTGATCCTCGACGGGGAGAAGGACCACACGGTTCCCTGGGCGATCGCCAACGCCTCCTACGAGCGGCAGAAGCGCAACCCGAGCGTCACCGAGATCAAGAAGATGCTCGACCGCGGCCACTCGCTGACCATCGACCACGGCTGGCAGGAGGTCGCGCAGACCGCGCTCGACTTCGTCAAGCGGTTCGTCCCGGCCAAGCCGAGCTAGCCAGCTTCGATGATTGGTTACTGCGGCCGGCCCGGTGCCGGACACGTGCTCGCGCGACTCGTCGATCGCGTCGACCACCAGCGGTTCGCACGCCCGGCGCAGCTTGAACCGACCGGCCGCGGGCGCGAACCACGCCCCGTCGTCAACAGAGCATCCGGCGCGTGATCCGGATGAGCTCCTGAGCTTCCGGGACGTTCATGGGGTAGGCCTCGAAGTGGCGCAAGATGACGCTGCCGAGGAGTAGGCCGCGAGTGCGGCCCATCTGCAGGTCCTCGCAGGTAGCCCGCCCGCGCTCCACCGCTCGCTCGTCGTCGAGCGCCGGACTGATCGAGCGGATGGCAGCTCGGTATGCGCGCTCCTGCTCCGCCTTCGGCTGCGGAGCGGGATGTCCCTCGATCTGTGAGGTGCAGCCGGAGGCGAGCACGAGCAGAAGCGCAGCCACGATGGTCGACACCCGGTGTGCCAGACCGCCGGCCAACAGTGGGCGCTCGCGCCGGGTCCAGCGCCAACAGCAGCCGTCATCAGCCGCCCTCCTGGATCGCCCCGACCTTTCCAGCCGGATCGGGGGAAGGCGCGGTACGAGTGTGGCAGCGGCTCCACCGGCGGCAATGACAGCTCTACCCGGCTGACGTCTCATCCGGCGGCCTTCCAGGTCTCTCCTGTCGCCGCAAGCTGGTGGCGCCGGCCGCCGTCGAGCGGCCCGCGCAGCTGCTCCTCGGCCGCGAGGCGTAACCGGATCCGGCCGCGCAGGCGTTCGGCCAGGGCGAGGTGGCGGGCGCGCCTGCGCAGGTGCGGCGCGACGATCCGCCCGAGCCGGTCGAGCTCGCGGGTGACCGTAGAGCCGTCGCTGAATGCGAGGTGGAGGATGTAGACGTTCACGAGCACCACCGCGGCCGCGAGCGTCAGCCCGATGATCGTGGCGCCGGCGCCCGGCGCACCCGTGGCTTGGTACACCTCGTCGCTCATCCGCACGTACATCATCGCTCCGAGTAGCCCCGCCATCGCGGCCGTGAGCGCGAGCATGGCGCGCCCAATTCCGTCCACCGCACCCCACACGAGGTTGCGGTCGCGGTCCTTGCAGCGTTGCAGGTGCTCACCGACGGCGGCCGTCCACGCCGCCACCGCGACCGTGCAGAGCAGGGCGAGCGAAGCCGCGACCACGGCGGTGGTGTCCACCGTGCGGAGGTCGGCGTTCAGCACGCCGGCGAGGAACCAGAAGAGGATCAGGCCGTCGAGCAGGGGCAGCAATCGAAGCTGCCAGCGCTGACCCGGGGAGATCCGGTCGTGCACGTGCGATCCATCTCGTTCGTCCGCATCGATCCGCGCGCGGAGCTGTGCTTGCCGCGCGAGCGCATCCTGTAGGGAGACGAGGCCGCCGCGCGGATCGCGCACGGGGCGCAGGGGCACGCGCGCGGCCGCGGCCTCGTGCGCTGCCCGGCGCCGTTGCAGTCGGGCGACGATCGGGCTCCACGGACGGGACGGGCCGGTGATCGGGTTCATCGGACCTCCTTCAGCGGGACGAGGGTGAACACGACGCGCCGCAGCGCGGCGAGCCGGGTGGGATCGGGGCTGCCGGCCTCGTCGAAGGCCGCGTCGGGGGGATCGAGGAGCGCGCCGTCACCGCGGATCTCGGTGATCGCGTGCGCCGGCACGCCGAGCCGCCGCAGCAGGTCCGCCGCGGCGTGGGCCCGGCAGGTCGAGAGCTCGATCCCGTCGCCCGGCCCGACCGGGGCGGTCCGGCCGGAGATCGAGACGGCGAACCCGCCCGACGTTACCCGCGCAGCCACCGGCGCGAGTACGCCCTGCGCCGCGGCCGGGTCGGCGAGCGCGCAGCTGTCCGGCGCGAACAGGGCCGGGGCGGGCATCTCCACCCGCTCGACACCGTCCGGGCCACGAGAGCTGCTCACGGCCGGAACCGCCACCACCGGGGGCAGGAGTCTGGACACCGGCGGCGCCGCTGGGCGCACGGATTCGTCCACCCGGCACGTGCCGCCGGCCGCCCCGCACACCGCCATCCAGATGTCGCGCAACTGCGCGAGCTCCCGGACGCCGAGAGCGGGCTGGGCGCCCGCGGTGCGACCCAGGCCGCTGATCACCACGGTGCGGCCGGAGAGATCGGGCAGCAGACGACGCTCGTGCAGGTCGCGGGCCAGACCCGCGGGATCGCGGTCCCAACCCGTGACGCGCAGGTCGAGCGGATCGGTGGTGCTGAGCCCCGAGGTGAGCACGATGATCGTCGCCGCGTTGGTGGTGGCGGCGACGGCGAGGGCGCGCAGCAGGTCGACATCCATGCCGTTCGCGGCGGCCCGGTCGACGGCTTGCTGCAACGCCGCGAGCCGCTCGTCGACGAGGGCGTCGATGCGAGGGCCGCGCTCGATCCGACCGTTCGGCCGCCGGGGTTCGAGGTCGACGACCTCCACCTCCGGGTTCCCGGCCGCGACGACGTAGGCGACGACGTCGTCGGTGTCCGGTTCGCTCGCGGCTGCCTGCAGAGTGTCGAGCTCCGGCCCGGCGAGCAGTGGGGCGAGCTCGTTCGCGTGGTGGGCCACCACGATCGTCGTCGCTCGCCCGCGCAGGTCGCCGTCCGGTGTGGGCGTGCAGGCCGTGAGTGCCGCGATCAGTGCCAGCAGAAGCGCCGGCACGATGCGCTCGCTCGCCGCCGGTATGGGGCGGCGGACGGGACGTCGTCGGCTCGGTTCCTCGTGCGGGGTGTGCCGAGGGTGCACTGGCTTCTCCGTTGAGTGGCGGGATCGCGCTTCTCGCGATCGATGCACGCTCATATGCCCCTCACCGCACGGTGAGGCCACGTCAGTGAGAAAGAACGCGACAGTCGTGGGGCGTCGGCCGGCGACCGACATAGGACGAACGCTCAGCGCGTCAGCTCGCGCTCCAGGTACTCCTTCAGGCGCGGCTCCCAGTCGTGGAGTTCGATCCCGACTCCCCGTGCCTTCCCGAGATCGAGCACGCTGTTGAGCGGCCGTTCCGCCTTCTTCGGGAATTCGGCCAGGAACTCCCGGGTGGTCCGTCCCGAGACGTCCTCGTCACGCCGGCCTGCTGCGATGAACACCTTCCGCGCGATCGCCGCCCAGGTCGCCGGCGTGCCGTCGTTCGTCACGTTGTACGTGCCGAAGGCCGGCCGGTGGACGACGAGGTGGCGGATCGCGGCGCAGAGGTCGTCGGCGAACGTCAACCGGCCGAACTGGTCGTCGACGATGGTCGGTCGCTGACCGGCGTGGGCGAGGCGCAGCATCCGGCGCACGAAGTTCTCGCCTTCGCCCACGACCCACGAGGTGCGGACGATGTAGTGCCGGGGCGTTCTGGCGACCTCCGAATCGCCGGCCGCCTTGGATTCCCCGTACACGTTCAGCGGGTCGACGGGAGCGTCTTCGCTGATCGCACCGGTGGTGCGGCCCGAGAACACGTAGTCGGTCGAGAGGTGCAGCAGCACGAACCGGTGCCGGATGGCCGCCTGGGCCAGGTTGGCGGCGCCGACGTGGTTCGTCCGCCAGGCCGCGGCACTGCCGGCCCGCGACTGCGCCGCATCCACGTCGGTGTACCCGGCGGCGTTCAGCACCACGTCGTCGCGCGACCAACCGAACCGCGCAACGGTG
This window harbors:
- a CDS encoding DUF6510 family protein; its protein translation is MTPESRRLDGNAAAGRLSEVFVFDVTAAETRCGGCGMTAPLGVYHVYADAPGMVVRCPTCEAMVMRIAQTPGHTWLDMSGVAALRIST
- a CDS encoding alpha/beta hydrolase → MASMSEREGREIEAANASGTTPVVFVHGLWLLPSSWDRWADFFKQAGYAPLTPDWPDDPETVEAARANPDVLAKKTLKQVADHTADVIGKLETKPAVIGHSTGGLVAQMLAGRGLSATTVAIDPGVFRGVLPLPFSTLKAAGPFLLNPRYRGRAITLTFDQFTYGWTNALDEDEAKHLYDTHHVAGSGIALAQMANANLNPWTESKVDTKNPDRGPLLILDGEKDHTVPWAIANASYERQKRNPSVTEIKKMLDRGHSLTIDHGWQEVAQTALDFVKRFVPAKPS
- a CDS encoding NAD(P)/FAD-dependent oxidoreductase gives rise to the protein MARPRIVIVGAGFAGYHAARALSRLSRGRADIALVNPMDYFLYLPLLPEVAAAVLDPRRVAVSLPETLPGVRLILGEADRIDLAARRVGWVDPEGGRGTCGYDRLVLAVGSVTKLLTIPGVNEHAHGFRGIAEALYLRDHMTRQVELADLTDDPAERAARTTFVVVGAGYTGTEVAAQGVLYTDVLHARHPRLGAGRPRWMLLDLAERILPELHPRLSRAADAVLRARGVDVRTGVSVREATREGVRLSTGEFVATRSLIWCVGVRPDPLVDELGLKTERGRLVVDEYLSVPGYPEVYAVGDAAAVPDLTRPGELTPMTAQHAQRHGKRAAHNIAASYGHGKRRPYRHHDLGFIVDLGGTQAAANPVGLPLTGLPAKAVARGYHLLALPANRIRTAVDWLLDAALSRQVVQLGLVAPTALPLDSTVN
- a CDS encoding FAD-binding oxidoreductase codes for the protein MARTAIRRRLTWRLATVAANASEARAVHRLSLRIDGWDGHLPGQHVDVRLTAPDGYQAQRSYSIASAPESPTVDLVVQRLDDGEVSPYLTDGLRPGDQLELRGPIGGYFVWHAELDSPLQLVAGGSGVAPFLAMLDHHAAAASGAPVRLLYSARTLDDVIGHPRLERHAERGIGVTIALTRDQPPGWTGLSGRLTPQIIRERVWPVDRRPSVFVCGATTFVEAVADSLVEAGHPAAAIRIERFGDVRGARRDSGVPTTRR
- a CDS encoding sulfite oxidase-like oxidoreductase: MGFVSRGFVGRPEAREGTVLLPPGQYDIGGGFPVLSAGPTPRTALDDWDFTISGEVDAPDRLTWQEFQDLPHEEVTVDIHCVTKWSKFDTTWSGVSLDTLLDRVETSADYLLAFCDGGYTTNLPLEDVTGGRAWIVDQYDGEPLEAQHGGPARLLVPHLYFWKSAKWVRGLRLSSVDEPGFWESLGYHIYGDPWREQRYAGD
- a CDS encoding NAD(P)-dependent oxidoreductase — encoded protein: MSCRHGLRSPRVVIVGAAGRVGSSLARSFPEATCLKRGDLDVGDPCTVARFGWSRDDVVLNAAGYTDVDAAQSRAGSAAAWRTNHVGAANLAQAAIRHRFVLLHLSTDYVFSGRTTGAISEDAPVDPLNVYGESKAAGDSEVARTPRHYIVRTSWVVGEGENFVRRMLRLAHAGQRPTIVDDQFGRLTFADDLCAAIRHLVVHRPAFGTYNVTNDGTPATWAAIARKVFIAAGRRDEDVSGRTTREFLAEFPKKAERPLNSVLDLGKARGVGIELHDWEPRLKEYLERELTR